The window TCTCATTGAGTACTCTTCATCAATGACATATGTATCCCTATGGGAACAACCATCAAAGTAATAATCGAAGTTGTTTAAATCTACTGCTATGATCTCCATATTACTTTCTTCATTGCTAATTGAATATAATATATGTCAATGTAAGCAACGTAATACAAGCTATGGCATTTGTTGTTATACTCATATAAAAGTACTTCAAACTTATTATACCATCTCTTTTTAACAGCATTGTGACCATTAACTCGCCAATGGATATAAGCGGTGCTAGTATATAAAAATATATTGTAAATAATGTAAACAAAACTGTAGCAAAATTCCAGACTATATTTTCTTCATTTATAAACAAAGTCGAGTCATATAAATATAGTAGAAAAAAACTGATAGCCATTATTGAGTTAATGATGCCAAATACAAGCGGTAGCTTGATGAATAAGCTGCTAGACAATTTATCTTGCTTTCTTTTTTTCCCATAGATCATGTAAAAAATACCACAAGACATACCGCCACCAATGACCAAAAATAATATCATAATTCCCATAATAACAATTCTCCTAGTTTATTGATTTCATAATCCATTAACCTCATCTCCTTTTTTAGTGTATCTTCATTATAGGAGATGCAATATGACAATAGCATGTCATATTAAATTTATAAGTTAATTATTTTCTAGTTTTATCTTTAAGTTCCTCTAGTTCTTATATGAATAAGATCGTTTACGAATCATGCTTTTGTATACTCAAAATCTTGTTCTTGAATAGACGACATATGGGCGTTTTTTAGCAGATTTTGGATAAGTTTAGTGAATGAGTTTATACCTATTTCATGATATAATATATTGCATATGACGGTTATCGATAATAATTAACGTGATACATATAATCATAGAAAGCGAGACTAACTGATGAAAAACATAGACCATTTACCCTACATAGAAGAACATGGAAAAGCTCTTGCAGGAGCTCTACTTACTTGGTATCAACAAAATAAACGTGATTTGCCCTGGCGTAAAAACCATGACCCCTATCGTATATGGATATCTGAAGTCATGTTACAGCAAACACAAGTGGATACAGTCATTGACTATTTCAATCGATTCATGGTCACCTTTCCTACCATTGAAGCTCTTGCAGGAGCAGATGAGGAGCAGGTGTTAAAAGCTTGGGAAGGTTTAGGTTACTATTCTCGTGCTAAACGCCTCAAACAAGCCGCTCAGGTAATGATGCTGGATTATGATGGTGCCTTTCCAACCACTTATGCTGAAACATTAAAACTGCCTGGTATAGGTCCTTATACCGCTGGTGCTGTAATGAGCATCGCTTATAATCTACCTGTACCTGCTGTTGATGGCAATGTACTTCGGGTATTTTCTCGGGTATTTAATGACGATCGTGATATTGGGGATATGAAAACCAGAAAAGCTTTTGAACATATGGCAAAAGCACTGCTGCCAGAAGATAGCCGTCACTTTAACCAAGCCCTTATGGAACTTGGTGCTACGATATGCACCCCTAAAAATCCTCGGTGTGAAGCTTGTCCCATTCATGCATTATGTCGAGCTAAGGCATCACTAAGGCAAAAAGATTTACCCGTTAAAAAGAAGCGACAGAAGAATATTCCTCTTGAAATGGAAGTGGCTTTGGTCCGACATGATCATCATACACTTATTGTAAAACGTTCAAGTGAAGGCCTCCTAGCTGACTTATGGGGATTTCCTATTGTGAAAAGAGACGAAGCACTTCAAGATGGTATGAGTATTCATGATGAACTGGAAGAGTTTCTTGGTGTTAAGGTTAAACCCACTGGGGAAATAAAAAAAGCCAAGCATGTATTTTCCCATCGTACTTGGCATATGACACTCTATGCTTTTGACATTGACCATAAAGTTAGACCCCACTTTCCTCAAGTTGAGTGGATCGACCTCACCAAAGAATCGGATTTTCCTTTACCCACTGCATTTAAAAAATTAATCGTACATATGTAATATGAAAAGACCCATGACTATAGCTTTCTACTGTCGTAAGCCCAGTGGAGTAAAGCTTGACGTTGTTTTTTCCGGCAGGTAAGGTCATAAGGCATGCAATTCTTTTTAATAGCCCCTATATGTCTTTTCATGGCTTTCCAACGCTTTATTTGTCGCTGGTCTTCCTCAGGAAGCCTACGTCCATGATAATAACGGCAATACCATTGGAACCAGCCTCTCGGGTCAGCAGGGTGAATCCAGCCTTTTCGTTGCCAATGGCTTAAGGGCAGTGAGGCATCAACTTGAAAGTAATTGAGCTGAACGTTTTTATGGGATGGTGATAATTTGGCATGATCAAACCATTCAGAAGGAAATTCCTCCGTACAATCCGTTAAGTATTTGCCTCCAAAAACACCCAATTCCAGCATTTTCTTTGGGGAAAGATCTGGTGTAAAAATAGGATCAAAATTCTCCCCAATGGGTTCTGTTAAATGGTAATATCCTTTTTGCATTTTGTCATTAATGATTACTTTTTTATACATAAAGCTCCTCAATATATTAAAAACATGTTAATAGCTACAAAGACATCAGTATCATTATACTACAGGACAAATAAAAAACAACGAGCAAAAGAGGCTACGCCTCGTTCCGCAAAGGGGATTTGTCCGTTAGGAAAGTTTCATTAGCACAAATGAAAATGATTCTATCTCATTTGTTAAATTGAGAACTTTCCTATAGATAA is drawn from Vallitalea pronyensis and contains these coding sequences:
- the mutY gene encoding A/G-specific adenine glycosylase produces the protein MKNIDHLPYIEEHGKALAGALLTWYQQNKRDLPWRKNHDPYRIWISEVMLQQTQVDTVIDYFNRFMVTFPTIEALAGADEEQVLKAWEGLGYYSRAKRLKQAAQVMMLDYDGAFPTTYAETLKLPGIGPYTAGAVMSIAYNLPVPAVDGNVLRVFSRVFNDDRDIGDMKTRKAFEHMAKALLPEDSRHFNQALMELGATICTPKNPRCEACPIHALCRAKASLRQKDLPVKKKRQKNIPLEMEVALVRHDHHTLIVKRSSEGLLADLWGFPIVKRDEALQDGMSIHDELEEFLGVKVKPTGEIKKAKHVFSHRTWHMTLYAFDIDHKVRPHFPQVEWIDLTKESDFPLPTAFKKLIVHM